The Cryobacterium sp. SO1 genomic sequence ATGAGGGCTGCCGTGCGGCGAGCGATGAGTCGTTTCGCATCCTGGAACTTGGTGTCGCGCAGCACGACGGGGAGTTCGGTGCCGTGACTTATCGACGTGGCGCCTCCGTGTGTTCGGATCAGGAGTTTCTGGTCGGCGAGTACGGCGAGGTCGCGACGAGCTGTTGCGGCAGAGATACTCAATTCTGCTGCCATGGCGTCCAAGGTCAGGTGACCGCGGGCGGCGACAAGATCGAGAATTCCCACCATCCGCTGGGCGCGCTTGGCTGACCCGCCCTGGATGGCGGCGAAGGAACTTTCGTCCGAGGCACTCACGTTTTCCCCATTCTGGCGCTGGCCAATCATCTGCAGTGATCATTTTATACATAAAATGCTCATTCAGTTGCGTAGTCTGTGCAATACGTCCCAAGATCAGTGCATGACACAGATTGTTTTCCTTGGCGCCGGGAGCGTCGTTTTCACTCGCCAGCTTGTCGCCGACCTGGCCCGCTTCGACGATCTCCCCGCGTTCACGCTTGTCTTGCATGACATCGATGCCGACCGGCTGGCGGTTGCGCACGGCACCGCACTGCAGGTGAACCGCAGATTCGGCCGGGACATCACTGTCGTCGCCACCCTGAACCGCCGGGAAGCACTCGAGGGCGCAGATGTGGTCGTCAACATGATCCAGGTGGGGGGCATCGCCGCGACCCGCATCGACCTGGAGGTTCCTGCCCGATACGGCCTGCGGCAGACGATCGGCGACACAACCGGTGTCGGCGGGGTGTTCCGTGCCCTCCGAACCTTCCCGGTCCTGTCAGGCATCGCGCACGACATGCTCGAACTCTGCCCCGACGCCTGGTTCCTGAATTACACGAACCCGATGGCGATGAACGTGTGGTGGATGTCGGTGGTGGCGCCTGAACTCAAGGTCGTCGGGCTCTGCCACAGCGTGCACTGGACGGTGAACGACCTCTGTGAGCTGATCGGGGTGCCGCTGGACGGCACGCACTACCGTGCCGCCGGGGTGAATCATCAGGCGTGGCTGCTCGAGTGGAGCCGGGACGGCGTTGACCTCTATCCGGTGTTACGCGAGCTGATTGCAGCCGATCCTGAACTACAGCGCCGTGTCCGTGTCGAGATCTTCAAGCGCATCGGCTACTACCCGACCGAGACCAGCGAACACTCCTCGGAGTACCTGGACTGGTTCCTGCACTCCGACGAGCAGATCGAGCGTTTCCGAATCGAACCGCTTCAATACGTCGGTATCTCAGAAGAGAACGTGGCGGAGTTCGAGCACGCGAAGAAGCTGCTGGCGGCCGATCAGGACCTCGAGCTGGAGGAGGGCGCCGCCGAGTACGCCCCGCAGATCATTCACTCTCTGCTCACGGGCACCGAGCGCGTCATCCACGCCAACGTGGTCAACGACGGGCTCATCGACAATCTGCAGCAGGGCGCCGTTGTCGAGGTGCCCAGTCGCGTGGACTGCGACGGGGTGCACCCGCTGCCGTTCGGCTCGATCCCCGAGGCTGGCGCCGCTCTGAACCGCACCTACCTGGCTGTCGCCGCCCTCACGATCGAGGCCGCACGCACTGGAGACCCCCTTCTGGTGCGCCAGGCGGTGCTGATGGATCCGAACGCGAGCTCCACCCTCACTCCGGAGCAGATCTGGGCGCTCTGCGACGAACTCACCGAACTGCACGCCGGACTGCTTCCCCGCGCACTCGGTGGACGGCTGGAGATTCCGGGCACGGTCAGCGTGTGAGCCTCACGTCGACGCGTCGGCTCGTGGCG encodes the following:
- the melA gene encoding alpha-galactosidase; protein product: MTQIVFLGAGSVVFTRQLVADLARFDDLPAFTLVLHDIDADRLAVAHGTALQVNRRFGRDITVVATLNRREALEGADVVVNMIQVGGIAATRIDLEVPARYGLRQTIGDTTGVGGVFRALRTFPVLSGIAHDMLELCPDAWFLNYTNPMAMNVWWMSVVAPELKVVGLCHSVHWTVNDLCELIGVPLDGTHYRAAGVNHQAWLLEWSRDGVDLYPVLRELIAADPELQRRVRVEIFKRIGYYPTETSEHSSEYLDWFLHSDEQIERFRIEPLQYVGISEENVAEFEHAKKLLAADQDLELEEGAAEYAPQIIHSLLTGTERVIHANVVNDGLIDNLQQGAVVEVPSRVDCDGVHPLPFGSIPEAGAALNRTYLAVAALTIEAARTGDPLLVRQAVLMDPNASSTLTPEQIWALCDELTELHAGLLPRALGGRLEIPGTVSV